One stretch of Glycine soja cultivar W05 chromosome 7, ASM419377v2, whole genome shotgun sequence DNA includes these proteins:
- the LOC114419083 gene encoding beta-glucosidase 11-like, producing MCSMLKVFAVIELVLLIVYPGAHGLSRDDFPPGFVFGASTSAYQVEGAANEDGRKPSIWDTFSQAGNGNMYAGNGDVACDQYHKYKEDVQLMADMGLEAYRFSISWSRVIPDGRGQVNPKGLQYYNNLINELISHGIEAHVTLHHWDLPQTLEDEYGGWVSPRIVKDFTTYADVCFREFGDRVRYWTTVNEANVYAVFGYDVGMLPPQRCSPSPIFNCSRGNSTTEPYLVAHHMLLAHASAVRLYRKKYQVMQHGLIGFNLLPFGVLPRTNSIEDVRATQRVQDFFIGWFMNPFTFGDYPDIMKKNAGSRLPSFTQKESNLVRGSIDFIGINFYYSFYVKNSPGSLQKEDRDYIADLSVEIERFVPNDTSTYEVPITTKIFLGLLESLKNTYGNIPIYIHENGQQTPHNSSLDDWPRVNYLHEYIGSLVDALRSGLNVKGYFVWSFLDAFELLLGYESSYGLYYVDMNDPSLRRIPKLSAEWYSNFLKRKPMDPKITKEIEKNATLLSHNLSLHNAT from the exons ATGTGTTCAATGTTGAAGGTTTTCGCAGTCATAGAATTAGTATTGCTGATAGTGTACCCTGGTGCTCATGGTTTGAGCAGAGATGATTTTCCTCCTGGTTTTGTGTTTGGTGCATCAACTTCAGCTTACCAG GTTGAAGGTGCAGCAAATGAAGATGGAAGGAAGCCAAGCATATGGGACACCTTCTCCCAAGCTGGAAATG GGAATATGTATGCTGGTAATGGAGATGTTGCTTGTGATCAATATCACAAATATAAG GAAGATGTCCAGCTCATGGCTGACATGGGCTTAGAGGCCTATAGATTTTCCATATCATGGTCAAGGGTTATTCCAG ATGGAAGAGGGCAAGTGAATCCCAAGGGGCTTCAGTATTACAACAACCTTATTAATGAACTGATAAGCCATG GGATTGAAGCACATGTTACATTACACCATTGGGACCTACCACAAACACTTGAGGATGAATATGGAGGATGGGTTAGTCCAAGAATTGT GAAAGACTTCACAACATATGCGGATGTGTGTTTTAGAGAATTTGGTGACAGAGTTAGGTATTGGACTACGGTGAATGAGGCCAATGTTTACGCAGTTTTTGGCTATGATGTTGGAATGTTACCACCTCAGCGGTGTTCTCCTTCCCCTATATTTAACTGCTCGAGAGGAAATTCCACAACTGAGCCATATTTGGTAGCCCATCATATGTTGTTAGCACATGCTTCAGCTGTTAGGTTGTATAGGAAGAAATATCAG GTCATGCAACATGGCTTAATTGGGTTTAATCTCCTTCCTTTTGGTGTTCTTCCTCGAACAAATTCTATTGAAGATGTAAGGGCTACTCAAAGGGTCCAAGACTTCTTTATCGGGTG GTTTATGAATCCCTTCACATTTGGAGATTACCCTGATATAATGAAAAAGAATGCTGGCTCAAGGCTTCCTTCTTTTACTCAAAAGGAATCAAATCTGGTCAGGGGCTCAATCGACTTCATTGGAATAAACTTTTACTACTCATTTTATGTTAAAAACAGTCCTGGCAGCCTGCAGAAGGAGGATAGAGATTACATTGCAGATCTATCGGTGGAAATTGAAA GATTTGTTCCAAATGATACTTCTACATATGAG GTTCCAATTACTACCAAGATTTTCCTTGGGCTGTTAGAGTCACTAAAGAACACTTATGGCAATATTCCAATTTACATACACGAAAATG GCCAACAAACACCTCATAATTCATCATTAGATGACTGGCCGAGGGTGAATTACTTGCATGAATACATAGGAAGTTTGGTTGATGCACTTAG GAGTGGATTAAATGTAAAAGGGTACTTTGTATGGTCCTTCTTGGATGCATTTGAGTTACTGCTTGGATATGAATCAAGTTATGGCTTATATTACGTAGATATGAATGATCCAAGCTTAAGGAGGATACCTAAGCTCTCTGCTGAATGGTACTCAAATTTTCTGAAAAGGAAGCCTATGGACCCAAAGATCACCAAGGAAATTGAGAAGAATGCAACTTTGCTTTCACACAATCTCTCACTGCACAATGCCACATAA